The Trichomycterus rosablanca isolate fTriRos1 chromosome 20, fTriRos1.hap1, whole genome shotgun sequence genomic interval TCACTGCATGTTTAGACTGTTGactttagatttttttgtcCAACTTTCTGCTGCAATTTTATGTTTAACTACTTTTTATTTAACACTTGGATATTTCATGTGAAACCACTGGAgaattctcactcactcactcactcactgtctcaaccgcttatccaattagggtcgcggaggTGCGCTGGAGCCtaccccagcttttcaatgggcgcaaggcacacagtaacaccctggacggggcgccagtccattgcagggcagacacacacacacacacacacagtcacctatagggcaattcagtgtctccaattaacttgactgcatgtctttggactgtgggaggaaaccggagctcccggaggaaacccccgcagacacggggagaacatgcaaactccacacagaaagtaccaggaccgccccgcctgggtatcaaacccaggaccttcttgctgtgaggcgacagtgctacccactgagccactgtgtggCCTTTGGGGAATTCTATGTCAAATATTCTTTTTTAGCCTTGCTATTCTAATTTTACTTCTGATTTTTCCTCATGatcttaaaataaaaaggaTAATATTATCAATCCCAGAAATGATAacaaatatatcgatatatagacacacatatactgtatgtgtgtagcagtggcgatttctctaagactgcaagggaagctcagcttcccctaaaatgtccaaaattaaatggtcaaatatgtacagttgtgttaacatttcattgactacaaatgcgttagaacacgtatatctcgaagacgaattcgttcagaatcagctaattatcacaaatcgactcgattttcttaacttaactcatacattcccgtagcgtcaatgcatttgcccgcagaagctgagcgtctctttacttctatgggactgcgttgaggttttttttttaatgctccgaaactcgccggtcattggataaatgcctcgattttgtcccgcccccggacgctgagcgtctctgggggtgaatggggctgtgggcgggtgtggacgctgagcttctgcaagatgattaaaggatcagtggaaaggctgaatcccgttttgactgacagctcgtttgagcgctacaccgtcacttctcaaactcaaactcaaaagaagctttattggcatgacaaatagggacattcgtattgccaaagcaatacacttcattagtcacttaatcactaggagcttcagtcccatcgcggattttgcgagttaCGTTttttgtaaaaggaacagagggcagaatttatgtgtaaataaattgacaaattttatgatgtaagccgacaatgagcttcccctctttgaaagaccagcagccgccaccgGTGTGTAGATAGATACCTTACTGAGAAAGAAAATATATAGATTTCCAAATATTGGAACATCAACATTAGGTACAAGGCACATTAACAATCAGCTGCAACTTTTAACATGAACATTTTGCaacttataaaaaaaattgtgattTGCAATCTGCATGACATTTGAACTTGGACCTAGCACCAAAGTCGACCAATATGCTGCATATGCAATTTTAGCCCAACACCAACTGTTTACAAAAGTAGATTTTATGGAATCAAAAGAGTTACAGAGCAGAGTTACAAACTGTAGCTTTAACATAACGTTACATAGCATAAAATTCTCTCACCTTGGGTGAATGTGGTGATGGTGGCATTCCCCTTGCCCAGGTCGATGAGGTAACCATGCTCCGCTCCCACTGTAACTTTAAAAGTCACAGCTCCGTGTGGACTGTCTCTGTCCTCAGCCTTCAGTGCTTTACTGGTAATCACAAAACCCAGGTGACCAGTGGGCAGCATTTTCAGTGCTGTTCCACCCTTGTTGACCACAATCTGTGGAACACCATTGTCCACTGAAAGAATTGTGATCTTCATTCTTTGTGGCTTGCGCGTTTCAAACACGGTGTCTGGGAAGATGTAGAAGTCGGTATGGGTTCCATCCGTAACGGTAAAGGAGAAGCTATCGGACGCGGATTCTGTCCCATCATGCTTGTAGCTTATCAGGTTTTCATTAATATCCTGCTTGGTGAAGGATGTGGTGGGTCGGGTATTGTTGAACAGCAGCTTTCCGTGAATGGGTAACTGGGTGATGGTGAATTTTAGGAGTCGGTCGACTGTGTCTCGATCCTCTACTGTCAACTCGAAAGGAGTGATTAACCTACTTTTCCCCTCATTAACTACCAGTCCGTGTATAGTGACAACAGGCTTTTTGTTATCAACGTCCGTTATGGAAATGCGAAAGGTTCTGAACACCGGGTTGTAGCCGTCCGTCACTTCAAACTcaaaactgtccattttaacctCATCGTCTGAGGTGTGGATGTAGTAGACTTTGCTGCCAGCCAGCTGAAGCTGAGTGAACGAGGTTATGGGCATCCCGAGTGAATCAGTACACTCTAGGTGCCCTCTCATGGGAGCTCTAGTGATGGTAAATACCAGGTGCTCATCGGGGCTGTTGAGATCACTAGTGCTGAGTAAATCTGTGGTAAGGGTAACTCTACCACCTTCTTTCAGAAAGACCCCCTTGCTGACAACATCAGGGAACACCACATCTATTCCACCGACTGTTACATAAAAGTATCGATCGATTAGTGGGTTGATGCCATCGGTGACATCAAATTTGATAAGGTCCCGAATTCCTTCCTGTCCGTTATGTATATAGATGATGAAATTTTGATCAACTTCACTTTGTGTAAAGTTCATTCCGATGGTGATGTTCTGTAAAGTTCCGAATGGCATCCTCTTCTGTAGGATTCCCTGATTTGGACCGTATCGGATTATATACGTCAGTGTGCTGTCTTCAGAATCCAGATCTGTCGCTTTTAAAACTTTGTTGGTAATATCTTTCACCTCTCCTATCTCAATTTCAAGACCATCATTTATCGCCATCCTGGGCGTTTCGTCGTCGACTGGGATAACCAAAACAATGACTGTTTTTTCCACAGTAAATTTTCCATCTGTGAGAAGAACTTTAAAACTGTCCTCGGTTGTTTCTGAATCATCATGCTCATAAACAATACTGGAGGCCTCTCTGATTTGGTCCAAGGTGAAATTGGTCACGGGAACGGTGCCAGAGGTTAACTGATTAATAATAAAGCCATGTTTGGGAGGTTTGGTAATAATGAACGTCAACTCATCTGTGGGAACGTCAGCATCGACGCCATTTAGTATAGGAGTATCTATGACAACGTTCATGCCCTCCATGACAACAAACTCTCTCATGTGGATCTCCGGCTTCTCATCGTTGGATGGGATGATCACGATGGGGAaaaaatgtctctctgaaaaaTTGATGCCATCTGAACACCTGAACGTGAACCTGTCCTCAACAGGCTCCACTCCTTTATGAATGCTTTGAACATAATAGATATGATTCTGCTTAATATCTTTAATGGTAAACGCGCTGATTGCAGTTCCAGACCTGGATTTTTCTGAACCCGGAGCAGGGGAGATGTTCTCCACATAACCTGCCGTTGGCTGAACGATGATGGTGCACAAAAGGTCATCGTTGGGAGTGTCTATATCAGAAGCACTTATGTGTGCTATCTGAATGATATTTTTCTCACCTTCGACAACACTGAACTGGTTGCCAACAAACACCTTCGGTGCTTGGCTGTCAATCGGCAGGATGGTTACATGCACTCTGACACCCTTGATTTTATTACCTCCGAATGTCCATTCATCAGACATATCAGTAAGAGTCAAATTAAAAAAGTCTTCTTTTGTTGCCAGGCCAATCTCACCACTTATATGTGTATAAACGACTAAGCCGCTGATGATGTCTGCTTGGGTAAAACGCCTGGACGGGACTCCATTCACAAGTATTTCCCCAAAAACAGGTGGGTCCTCGACTATATATGTAAGTCTAAGGTCATCTGTGTCTTCATCTCTTCCTTGAATGACGTTAGCAGTCATTGCTGTAGCGCCGTTCTCCAAAACGTCAATGTAGGAGCCTATCGTGCCCTCAGGTAGGTTTATGGTTGGAGTTTCATCATCGATAAGCTTCACATTTATTTTCACTGTAATTGGAACTACATGGACGCCATCACTTACATCAATCTGAAAGAAATCATTTGTCAGCTCATCTCCGTTGTGAACAAACGCGATCCTACCATGAGCAATATCATCGGAGTTAAAAGAATCCCCTTTGCTCAGAGGGTTAAACGTATCCAGAATCTGTCCATGCTGAGGAGGCTGGGTGAGCGTAAACGTTATCTTTGTGCTATCCGTGTCAGGGTCCATCGTATTGAGCTCACTGCCAGTTATAACATGTGCGCCACGCTCCAGCACAGTAAAACCAGTGTTGGTAATCTGTGGTGGCTTGTTGTCAACCGGCTGTAGAAATATGGTAAACACTCCACTGACACTGTTTCCTGCCATGTCTTCAACTGTGTAGTTGAACTGGACGACGTGTGGAGTTATTCCCAGCTCGAGATCAGGAGGCTTGTATGAAATCTTGTGATGGTTTATCTGAGCTTGAGTGAACTCTGTGACCTCTGTATTCTGACTCTCGGTTAAAACAATGGCTCCCAGGATACCAGGGCTGTTCTCGTCTGTATCAGTTGGTGGTTGAGTGATTGTATACTTTAAATCTCTGTCCTCAGAGTCCAAATCTGTGTACCGTAGGAATTTCTTACGGAAGACAGTGAGCTGGTATTCATGCACTGTTAGTTGCAAAGTGGTGCCAGGGTAAATCTCTGGTGGGATGTCATCAACAGGgagaattttaataataaatacattttctccTGATTGGTTTGGTGGGTCATTATCATCTTGAACTCGGAAAACGAACTGATCAGTGATGGCCTGGGTGTTGTGAGGGCCGATGTGCCTGTAAAACAACTTTCCATCTGTAATGTCCTGCTGAAGCCATTCGGTCACTGCTTTTTCATACATCTCATCTTCAGAATTAAACTTCCACGTGGATGGATCTTCTGGAGCATCTGATTGACGGAGCAACACCTCTCCGATAGTTGAGAAAGGTGCCTCAATGATAAATCTAATAGTCGAGTCTTCAGAGTCGATATCTGCAGCACTGAGCATTGATGTTGTAATTGGCATCATCTGATTTTTTAATAGAACTAAACCAGTATTGGCGTTAATAATCGGTGGCTCATCATCGGTTGGCACTACAGTTATGGGAAAAAGGAATTCCACTTCATGTTTCCCATCTGTCATGCGGAAAATTATATTATCGCTGTATGTATCGCTGCCGTCATGCTGGTAGATCACAGCACCTTGATCCAGATCAGCAGGTGTAAAGAATTTATTCCTTGATCCAATCACTGTAAGTTCACCATGCCTCAGCCCATCAATCACAGTCACTTTTACATCATTTAAGTTGTCCTCATCACTAATCTGGAGGTTTTGTAAAGTGAAAAGTGGTCTAGACTGGCCCTCGTAGAGCAGCTGTCCTGTGTTTCGTGTCACAACAGGTGCTAAAGTGTTCATGGGCTTAACTACAATCATGAAAGCAAATGGGTCGGAGACAGCTCCCTCTGTGTCCACGACTACAAACTCGATTTGGAAAAGTCTCTCCGAATTTGAGTCCTCCGACGGAGGCTTATAGGCTATTTTAAGATCCCTGAGATCACTCTGATAAAAGGATGTAATGGGTAGATTCCTGTCATCTGTGCTAACAATATATCCCTCCTCAAATGACAAAGGAGATGTGATGTTAAAGATTAAGTCATCGGGAGCGGATTCAACATCCTCCGCATCTAGCATGTCAGGGGTTATTGCGGTCATCACAAACTGGTCAACTTCCATCATCATCATGGCTACAAAACTAGGTTTGGGAGCTGTGTTTTCCTCGCCCTCTTTGATCCGCACCATAATTTGAAAGAACTCCTGCTTTAGGACGTTACCTTCTTTGTCTTGAAGCTCAACAAACATTGGGACGTAATCACGATTAGGAGAGCGCTGTGTGAACGTATGGCGATAACGAACATTCAGCCTGGTGAATTCATCACAGTCAACCATTTTGCCCAGTTTACCATCATCAACCAGTTTTCCATACCTGGGCAGGACACCAGCACCTGCAAGAGATGTTACTTTGCATTGATACAGATTTCGATCATAAGTGAACTCCAGAATCTTCTTATCGATGGGATTGCTAATTTCTAGAAGTTTCTCGACAGTCAGAGGCATGTTTTTAGTCAGAATCTCCAGCTGGGTGAAGATCACCTCCACTTCCATCATGAACGGGATGATTACTGTGTCAGTCTGGGAGTCATAACTCAGCTGGAGTCTTACTCTGTCTTTGGAGGGGCTCCGAGAGCCAAAATGCGAGTACTTTACATCACTGGGTCCAAACTCACACGGAAACTTTTTGGGGCTCAGCTGACCCGGTTTCTGAGACAGCGGGTCATTGTCCAAAACTGTGATGGTGCACTTGTCTCCTGGTCGAACCTGAAGGACCAGATCGTTAATAGGGTCAATAAAAACAGATCTCCCAAAAGGAACCCGGATTCCATTGTTGGCCACCAGAATGGCGTCCTCGGATAAGTCCGACCTGAGACCATAGGTCAGCCCCAAACTGTCAAATCCGCCCGCATGGGAAACCTCCAGCAGGGTAAAAACCAGGTACAgtaaacaaagtaaaacagAAATACGTCCTGTTTTAGGCTTGCACTGAGCCATTCTGCAGTCCAGGAAAAAAGTTGTGCACAAAATCCACAGAAATGCGCAGAAAGTTTTAAATCGGCGCAGTTTTGTCCGCTCTCCCTCAGACTGGTGCAGAAGTGAAGTGCACCATCTCTCTCTCCCCAGCAGCCGCGGCACTACCGCCTCCACTACATGCCTGCCGGAGTGAGTGCTTAAAACACACCTACTGTCTTTCTATTGGCTGTTTCTCACAGTGGAATGCACGCAGAGAGTTCTGATTGGATGACACAAACGTCAATCAAAAAGCCTGAACATTAAAAATCCCAGATCTGagtgaattcatgtgtttaataAGTTTTATTTTCCTCTAAACAGTAAAAAGTAGAATTAAAACAATTTGTTatgaattgtattttttttatttgatttttactTATCACTTGACTACAgtaaacatttatacatttccaACTTTTATAATATGCTTTCATTAATATATGAACGAATACAAGCAttcctttgtttgtttattaggattttaacgtcatgttttacacttttggttacattcatttactcgttacacaagattcatcatttctcaaggttatatcaaacacagtcatggacaatttagagtctccaattcacctcacttgcacgtctttggactgtgggaggaaaccggagcatccgtaggaaatccatgcagacacggggagaacatgcaaactccacacagaaaggccccggaccgccccaccagggaatcgaacccaggaccttcttgctacccaccgagtcagtGTGCCACCCACAAATACAATTATAtcacttaaaaatatttattaaaaataaaaaataaaacatatattaaATTATGAATTGTTTAAATACTTTAAAGCTATTTAACAATTTCAAATATAGTGCATTAAGTAAAAAATACACGTAAAAGTATATACgttaaatcaatcaatcaataatttATAAGACTGAACTTATGAAGAAAGGACTAAAAATGAGCAGAAAatccaattaaaaaaattaatatgtCTTTATGCATTTAAACCTACACGATCTATTAAACGATctattaaacaaataatttccctttattaatacatttatttgtatcTGTGGAAAATCATTCGTCATTGTTCTACCTCCCTCTAGTGGCATTTTACCttattgttatatatttattatgttttgcaCAGTTcggtttcattcatgacaggacagggagttactgcttacacaagattcatcagttcaagtttaatgtcaaacacaatcacagacagttttatatctccagttcacctcaccttgggtgtctttggactgtgggaggaaaccggagctccgaagaaaaccaacacagacacgaggagaacatgcaaactccacacagaaaggactagaattgctccaccagggaatcaaacccaggaccttcttgctctaagaccacggtgctacccaccgatcaACTGTGCCACCCACAAATACAATTATAGTTCTCAAAAATATtccaaataaatgaattaagcatgttttaaaatatcatTGGCTTAAATACTTTGAAATATTTACCAGTTTCAACATAACATGTCACATttagtacaataaaataaaaaataaatatatataacatatgaGCAGAA includes:
- the frem2b gene encoding FRAS1-related extracellular matrix protein 2b, with translation MAQCKPKTGRISVLLCLLYLVFTLLEVSHAGGFDSLGLTYGLRSDLSEDAILVANNGIRVPFGRSVFIDPINDLVLQVRPGDKCTITVLDNDPLSQKPGQLSPKKFPCEFGPSDVKYSHFGSRSPSKDRVRLQLSYDSQTDTVIIPFMMEVEVIFTQLEILTKNMPLTVEKLLEISNPIDKKILEFTYDRNLYQCKVTSLAGAGVLPRYGKLVDDGKLGKMVDCDEFTRLNVRYRHTFTQRSPNRDYVPMFVELQDKEGNVLKQEFFQIMVRIKEGEENTAPKPSFVAMMMMEVDQFVMTAITPDMLDAEDVESAPDDLIFNITSPLSFEEGYIVSTDDRNLPITSFYQSDLRDLKIAYKPPSEDSNSERLFQIEFVVVDTEGAVSDPFAFMIVVKPMNTLAPVVTRNTGQLLYEGQSRPLFTLQNLQISDEDNLNDVKVTVIDGLRHGELTVIGSRNKFFTPADLDQGAVIYQHDGSDTYSDNIIFRMTDGKHEVEFLFPITVVPTDDEPPIINANTGLVLLKNQMMPITTSMLSAADIDSEDSTIRFIIEAPFSTIGEVLLRQSDAPEDPSTWKFNSEDEMYEKAVTEWLQQDITDGKLFYRHIGPHNTQAITDQFVFRVQDDNDPPNQSGENVFIIKILPVDDIPPEIYPGTTLQLTVHEYQLTVFRKKFLRYTDLDSEDRDLKYTITQPPTDTDENSPGILGAIVLTESQNTEVTEFTQAQINHHKISYKPPDLELGITPHVVQFNYTVEDMAGNSVSGVFTIFLQPVDNKPPQITNTGFTVLERGAHVITGSELNTMDPDTDSTKITFTLTQPPQHGQILDTFNPLSKGDSFNSDDIAHGRIAFVHNGDELTNDFFQIDVSDGVHVVPITVKINVKLIDDETPTINLPEGTIGSYIDVLENGATAMTANVIQGRDEDTDDLRLTYIVEDPPVFGEILVNGVPSRRFTQADIISGLVVYTHISGEIGLATKEDFFNLTLTDMSDEWTFGGNKIKGVRVHVTILPIDSQAPKVFVGNQFSVVEGEKNIIQIAHISASDIDTPNDDLLCTIIVQPTAGYVENISPAPGSEKSRSGTAISAFTIKDIKQNHIYYVQSIHKGVEPVEDRFTFRCSDGINFSERHFFPIVIIPSNDEKPEIHMREFVVMEGMNVVIDTPILNGVDADVPTDELTFIITKPPKHGFIINQLTSGTVPVTNFTLDQIREASSIVYEHDDSETTEDSFKVLLTDGKFTVEKTVIVLVIPVDDETPRMAINDGLEIEIGEVKDITNKVLKATDLDSEDSTLTYIIRYGPNQGILQKRMPFGTLQNITIGMNFTQSEVDQNFIIYIHNGQEGIRDLIKFDVTDGINPLIDRYFYVTVGGIDVVFPDVVSKGVFLKEGGRVTLTTDLLSTSDLNSPDEHLVFTITRAPMRGHLECTDSLGMPITSFTQLQLAGSKVYYIHTSDDEVKMDSFEFEVTDGYNPVFRTFRISITDVDNKKPVVTIHGLVVNEGKSRLITPFELTVEDRDTVDRLLKFTITQLPIHGKLLFNNTRPTTSFTKQDINENLISYKHDGTESASDSFSFTVTDGTHTDFYIFPDTVFETRKPQRMKITILSVDNGVPQIVVNKGGTALKMLPTGHLGFVITSKALKAEDRDSPHGAVTFKVTVGAEHGYLIDLGKGNATITTFTQADINDMHICYVLRNKNNATSDSFYFSIEDNGGNKLKNQQFRLTWAWISLEKEYYMVDEEAKVLEVVLKRRGYLGETSFVSIGTKDGTAEKDKDFRGKAQKQVQFNPGQTSATWKVRILTDNLYEQSETFQIFLSEPVMGALEFPQSATVEIIDPADESTVFIPAATYLVEEDIGELLIPVRRSGDVSQELMVICFTQQGSATGTVPTTVLSYSDYISRPEEHTSVLRFDRDETEKPCRVVIIDDSLYEPEESFNVTLSMPMGGRLGQVFSTTRITVLPDSDDAPVFYFGEIEYHVDESDGFVEVRVWRTGSDLSKTGTVTVRSRKTDPFSAEAGEDYVGISKNLDFTPGVTMQTVRVTILDDLGKPVLEGPEKFELVLRMPMNGILGEPGKTTILINDSVSDLPKVQFRDTVYTGNENDGQITAIIYRSGDVRYKSTVRCYSRQGSAQVMMDFNERPNTDASIITFLPGEVEKPCTLVLVDDTEHEEVEELRLVLGSPKSESPFGASIGAQNETLVKIKDDADKAIIKFKLTKFSISEPGEAGQVSVVKVPVLRVGDTSKVSVVRVHTKDGSATSGEDYHPISQDVQFKEGETEHTVEIEILYDGVREMREAFTVHLKPDENMVAEIQMTKAIVYIEEGNSMADVTFPAVPVVISLLQYDDSVSARNTQPAAGYPVICVTACNPKYPDFERTGSICAGEHINNTLTRYRWLVSAPAGPDGVTSPMREVDFDTFFTSSKRITLDSVYFQAGSRVQCAARAVNSGGEEGLELSSAIVSVSVEEGLCQPRVLGAVGAEPFSAKLRYTGPDDSEHPNLIKLIVTMPHIDGMLPVVSTRPLSNFELTLSPDGTRVGNHRCSNLLDYSEVRTRHGFLTEATRNPEAIGGTAPYQYSSTLRGESTLRFYRNLHLEACLWEFVSYYDMSELLSDCGGTIGTDGQVLNLVQSYVTLRVPLHVSYVFHSPVGVGGWQHFDLQSELRLTFVYDTAILWRDGVGSPPEAELQGALYPTSMRINEQGRLVVNFRTEARFRGLFVMSHPASSLTSMIMCMDHPGLTFNLSLVRSEPTYNQPMQQWTFISDFAVRDYSGTYTVKLLSCTAPPNLDYTLPPVCNPREPVTFDLDIRFQQVSDPVAAEFSLNTQMLLLSKRTLWLSDGSMGFGQESDTAFSEGDIIYGRVMVDLVQNLGDSFICNIEKVFLCTGADGYVPKYNPDNFEYGCLADAPSLLYRFKIIDKAQPETQARTFGSINFNAFLAVDDTGALALVRQPGSDGFRLDSAPLFQVSSGREWYIHTIYTVRSRDNANRGIGKRSVEYHHISEPQHAIQSHSRSRRSTGGVPPLAKDIGAENERGTNILHIALERSGARQHRPDVNIQKVVVTTGSKPNDTGDDQVIMIVGTLVGVLLSVILLVLVVLLVRSRKDKEKVTESPKSSTSTEPMMTRGCDSNDSSEV